tgattaatttgacagcttttacatgcaattctcacaccggcagcacctcggtatggaaatctgAGAGTTACAAATGAGGTTCTCTTATacggtatttataggtgaggaggtccccttatacggcatgtctatataagcggacctgataggttcccttatacggcatgtccgtataagcggacctgatgAATAAGCTAACCTATTATGACCGAATAAGTGGACCTGACATAAAAGAGAacctactatgtccgtataagcggacctatactCTAAACCAcgtaaactctccagttttctcgtaaaacgcgccctaatctatacattacgatgaaagactcgatctaagacgaaatcaacagatgtagtgcaccaacagactccccctcagatgttgatggagtcgactatcgagtcacaacaatgttgtgtcttcacatcttcagtcttgatcagtctcagggcttttctttctctctatcttcagactccccctctcgatttactggtattcctttgttcttcagtaacatcttcaagatcgttgtctggctttccgtctaacagcttctcataggcttgtaaatgaaccaaacgaacatgaacgaggcatgttcgtgttcgttcgttaaacTTTTACCGAACAAACGATCGGACATGAACATTTAAATGAGCGgattttcttgttcgtgttcgttcgtttagatAATGagcatgttcatgttcgtttatgttcgttcattaataGTTTaaacgaacggttcacgaacataaacgaacgtaaTCTTACATAAGCGAATCTAAACGAACATAAGTGagcaaacacaaacgaacataactAAACATAAATTAAGGAACACAATGATGAAACACCAATCAATAGTAAACGTGAATATCCAAACATAACCATCATAAATAAAGAACGTCAAATGTAAATAAATTCGTTAAAGTTATAGTCTAATAGAAACTCCAAAACACCATCTTGAAATCACCAATTCAACGTCATGATCAACAATGCACCAACTTTATTCTAACTCAATGTATACGACATCATCATTTTCCTACAATTAAGTAAACAATAAAAATAAGAATTAGTAATAGACTAATAATAGAAAATAGGAAGTTACGGTTGAAAGAGTAAGAAAGTTACTTTGTTATTCTTTTTGTTTACTCCATAGTAATGACGATACCAATCAGCTCCACAAACAAGCATATCTACTATCTTAGTTCCTAAACGGGAACGGTGTGGGTCAATAACTCTCCCACCAGCACTAAAAGCAGATTCGGATGCAACTGTCGTTATCGGAATTGATAAGATATCAGCAGCCATTTTAGACAAAATTCTAAACTTAAGTTTATTCGCCTTCCACCACCCCAATGCATCAAAACTTACACCTTGCTCACAAATGTACACTCCCTCGTCTAAATATATGGCTAGCTCTGATTTCACACTTTCAACAGTATCAACACTTCTAATATGTTGATTGTACTTAGCAATGCCTGTTTTTAAACCCTTACCAAATCGAGAACTCATAAAGCTAGAGGAAACGTTTGAATAACTAGATCCGCTCCCATTTTCAGTCTGAACATGAGCAAATGCACCACCAGATGAAACAACATTGGCCTCTCTATGTGTCTCCACATACTCTGTGAACATTTCATCTAAAGTTTTGCGAACAATTTCAATTTCTGCACCAGCTTTATTCTCAGAATAAATTGTGTTAAAAGAAAACTCGATTAATTTCATCTTGTATCTAGGATCCATAACAGAGCCAATGGAGATCAAAAGATTAGATGAGCCCCAATACTTGtcaaatttttctttcaacttacAAGCCATAGAATTCATGCAATCCTTCTTGTCCAAAGCAACATTATCCAGTGCTTCTTTTATAACGTATAACTCACTCAAAAATAAATTAGAAGTTGGATATTCCGAGCCTACAAAatcaaaaagcaaaaaaaaaaaaaacaagaataaATAATGCTACATTTACTAGTGAATATGGAAAAAAGTAAAAAGATCTAATACCTGAAATATTTTTTGTAGCCTCGTTGAAAAGTGATAAAAATGAGCAAACATCTTCAACCTTTTTCCAATCATCATTGCTCGGTAATGTATTGTATGTACTTTCTCGGTCGGCATAATTTTCAAAAACTTCTTTAAACTCCAAGGCTGTAGACAACATAGCGTATGTGGCATTCCATCGAGTACTCACATCTAATATAAGTTGTTTTTTCGACATTTGTAACTGTTTGGCGAGCTCACTAAAGATATGTAATCGACCTGGAGAGGCACCCACATGTTTCACACTTTCACGAACGTTGTGAATTATAGCttgaatttctgataaaccatcTTGAACCAACAAGTTAAGAATATGCGCACAACATCGCATATGAAACAAACGTCCATCGATAGCAAGTTTCTTTTGAAGATTTAAATTTTCCATTAACTTCCGAGCCACCACGTCATTAGTTCTAGCATTGTCAACAGTCAAAGTGGCCACTTTCGTCTCAATATTCCAATCTTTTAAACACTTGAACAAACAATCATAGATACGTACTCCAGAATACGATGGCGGAACATCAACAAAACTTAATATGGATTTGTAAAGATTAAACTCCGAGTCTACAAAGTGGCATGTCACTACCATGTAATGGATATTTTGAACTGATGTCCACATATCAGTTGTAAGCTCACACGATTTACGGTGTTTAACAGCTTCTGGGTTCTTTTCTTTCCAATTTCGTAACTAGAAATACAATCTTGTCGAATTGATGCACGCGATATCTTGTTAAAAGCCGGATTAGCTTCTTTCATCAGCACATTAAACAATTCATACTCAACAAAATTAAATGGCAATTCATGAACCATAATCATATGAGAAATAACCTCTCTCATCCTAGCATTGCTAAACTTCCAATTTTGAATCAATGATGAAGATTCTGTTGAATTTCCAAAGCCAACATTTAACTTTAACTGACCTTTATTGACGGCTTTCAGTTTCGGGCAACTAGTGTTAATATGCCTAAGTAATGGTGTGGTGGTTCCATCTTTGAGCTTCTTTAATTTCTCTCCACAATGTATACATTGCGGGACTTCGCTTCCACTTGCATTACTTATTGTACGAAAATGTACCCAAGCATTTGATGTCTTCCTTCTTTTCCTTTTAGTGTATGgggcatcttcttcatcattgttTTGTTGTTCAACTCTATTAGTTGTTTCATTTACATGTGCATTCTCTTCTTCATCATTAACTACAATAACATCATCAATATTGGCCATCTTTTCCTTAGTCGAAGTATCTTTGCTTCTTTGAAATTCTATATCATCATAAGGGAGTTGACAATCAGACATCTTGCTTGATAACCTAAAGAAGAgaaaatagtttttaaaaaaaatgtattcattctaaaaaatcaaaatccaagaccaaaatatatattttctaaatgtCAACATTTATAGGTCACTTGTTAATTAATTTTATAACTAAATGTCCAAATGAATATATCAAAACGACAAAACCTTTCAATAgtgtaatatataaattaaaatcATATGTATTTTGTAGTTTTCAACAATTAATCATGGACCTGTGGGTTGTGGCAATTCTTTGAGTCAatcatattatttatttttttgaacaccTATATACGGCTAATAAGGATTTCAAGGAAGCAACAAAGAACAAGTAATTTACCCAAAATCAACACctatataaaaaataaatctCTAAAAAAAACCATCAGAATTAATCACCAGACAAGGAGAACCTTACTATTCGTTCTATACAAGGACCAATTCCCACAACTAATATACTAATATTTTTTACATAAAAAATGATTTCAATCATCTTAAAAGTCTAGTATACTAAGTAGCAACAGACAATATTGAAACACAATTGTACTCACCTTCTTGGTTGTAAGAAACTACTTACTTGCAATGCGATGGAACTATTCTCAAAGATGTATGTGTAGTAGAGGAAAAGAAAAGACTAAATACAATGAAAACCTAAATCAACGATACATATGAGAAAAGATTCTTTTTAAATTGGAATTTAGAAATCAAATGCTAATACCATATAAAGATTGTTATgaaattggaaagtcaaaatagTAAAGAAAATCTTCTacattttaaatttatatttgttttaaaCTTAATATTAGTAATATATAAAGTTAAAGAATTAAATAAACGAACGGATATAAACGAACGAatataaacgaacataaacgatcgaattcaaacgaacataaacgaccGTTCATGAACGTAAATGAACGAACGAAacattgttcgtgttcgttcatttaattaaatgaacggaAAAAaatgttcatgtttgttcgtttactatataaacgaacataaacgaatttCCCGCCGAACGATACATGAACGGTtcactgaacgttcggttcgtttacaagccTAGCTTCTCATCTTATCATGCataagctctacctcaaagtaaatttctttcacatatatatttcaaacatataaccctgcaccaattcagactctccttcaaaacaaacacagattttgatgaaccacttgaaaggttagattatgaaaacatttaatttcacacaaacactccccctcaaatattgctcatcatgtttagcactcggaattttgaaaatcagctattcaacatcagttgtcgaaaatctttttgactttttcaaaaatttatgctaaaacacactgaaaatctttttggattttgaaattaaGAAACTTGaaatgcaataacagaaaatatttacaaacaatatttttgtgagctcgtgcaagaggatcatatcagttttgagacatatcactaacaccgttaagctttaaacattctcagttctaaacaatttacctagattgtcagtatttttgtccacttaaatcttcacacagacttcagttgattcgagatacgatattaatgttttagagacttaaacttaattgtgtatcactccacttgaatatactcctgtatccagatcccaaatattcagtcttacaggtgagtataccacagatgatatctgtaaaggggttatgtgcgagggccgtgagagcttaggtcgatacttccgtatacgcagagagatgacggcttcgacttttggtgggtcccctttagaggatcttttgattacaacagcagcgactatcaattttattgtttcatcagcttgctgagggtgatgctatatttcaagcattttgcgaaaagtattatccggagactaggtcagtacttccatacagcagaagtcccgggataataccccagatatcactgagtataaagacctagtatctcagaatacgggacctttcaaacaagatttcgggggttacccatatatccaagaatagttacccacaaatcaagcaagtttgatttacgtttatatctcgtttcaatttactaaatgtgcgaaaatctactgacacatccgcagtaagatcgtttatcacattttgactttccaattctttagcatgttgtgatagtccactgatgtactatcatttcctctttttcgcaacaaaactcatttttgattttatcatgtttttgactttttcaaattttctaatgtttttggattttctgaaattttctaacTCCCcttaaaatgcaaacacattaatgaaaatatgaaaacaaactgtacagaaacatgacaaccgatatcaaatcacctcaaatcgccattcactaggcataaacaatcagaactccccctatcaacaaactattttcccatttagatttcaaaacacttaagtttgttttaatcaaaatggtttgtccggaaaataagtttgattgattttaccacttgtaggtttatcaaacaaatgttcggggatgtggttcatcatcttgtcttccaaccagatgtaggaaaatacaagtacaaattaatgtccttgatttaccatatgtaatcaaatcatctaaccacttgtaattataaccaacaaacataaacaaacctctttaccatttgtatgattgacattaccgaataaaattcaataaaaatgccgattcatgctccacgcttaccaacctgggagctccggcaagtcctgagacttattgttcgaaatatgtaccatcccagtcacaaaccagggatggttcaattttttctttctctgttttcttctcataaaattctttaacccctttgacttttcgatcaatcatcttgccaaagatgtgttttaccttggggttaaagaccttctcagcatcaaattcctgttcatcatgataaaattggttagaaatttcaactttaccaattttctttttataattctcagcccgaagtaatggaaactcctcatcattaacaatcggaactgatttttcaacttttacatcagcttcacattttgaaacaacttgtggctcaactgattttgtggaatcagtttcatcgcctgaagatagctcctctgatttcgacctatcagaatcatcgctagagctttcaccaatactcttaacaacccatttctggttgtcagattttgctcttttcttgtaaaacttgttcgaactctcaccaatttcaaaaatagaatctttaaacagttttgttgtatcaagtggtgattcgaatgcaaacactttctctttgattttacgaaatactccctgttttgattgtatcgcattcgaacaatcttttgcaatgtgtccaacagtgttacatcggtaacaggttcttgtatCTCGCTTCTGTTcgtcttgcttcttcgcaagaaactcactatttgattccctccagaaatttgtcttttcttcttcatcagttgatgtgcctgaaacaaatgacattttggatttaaaatcacgaacatatttttcatttttatgtttttctgtag
This is a stretch of genomic DNA from Helianthus annuus cultivar XRQ/B chromosome 16, HanXRQr2.0-SUNRISE, whole genome shotgun sequence. It encodes these proteins:
- the LOC110876777 gene encoding zinc finger BED domain-containing protein RICESLEEPER 2-like, which translates into the protein MSDCQLPYDDIEFQRSKDTSTKEKMANIDDVIVVNDEEENAHVNETTNRVEQQNNDEEDAPYTKRKRRKTSNAWVHFRTISNASGSEVPQCIHCGEKLKKLKDGTTTPLLRHINTSCPKLKAVNKGQLKLNVGFGNSTESSSLIQNWKFSNARMREVISHMIMVHELPFNFVEYELFNVLMKEANPAFNKISRASIRQDFQNIHYMVVTCHFVDSEFNLYKSILSFVDVPPSYSGVRIYDCLFKCLKDWNIETKVATLTVDNARTNDVVARKLMENLNLQKKLAIDGRLFHMRCCAHILNLLVQDGLSEIQAIIHNVRESVKHVGASPGRLHIFSELAKQLQMSKKQLILDVSTRWNATYAMLSTALEFKEVFENYADRESTYNTLPSNDDWKKVEDVCSFLSLFNEATKNISGSEYPTSNLFLSELYVIKEALDNVALDKKDCMNSMACKLKEKFDKYWGSSNLLISIGSVMDPRYKMKLIEFSFNTIYSENKAGAEIEIVRKTLDEMFTEYVETHREANVVSSGGAFAHVQTENGSGSSYSNVSSSFMSSRFGKGLKTGIAKYNQHIRSVDTVESVKSELAIYLDEGVYICEQGVSFDALGWWKANKLKFRILSKMAADILSIPITTVASESAFSAGGRVIDPHRSRLGTKIVDMLVCGADWYRHYYGVNKKNNKENDDVVYIELE